A region of the Candidatus Palauibacter soopunensis genome:
GGCGGCGTGACCTCCGTTCCGCACGCGCCCAGCCACACGGCGGCGCCCGCGAGTGCGACCGCGGCGGCGCGGGTTCCGAACCGGGGCCGGCGACGAGCCACGGGTCGCTAACCGCCCGTAGACGCAGACTCCGGCTGGCGGGCGGGCCCTTCCTGGCGCCGGACCATCACCGCCCCGCCGCTCTCGCCCCGGGCGGTGAACCCCATGAGATGGAGGAGCCCGATCACCCACCGGCTGCGGGCCCAGCGCGCCACGACGACGGCATCGCTCCGCTCGGGATGCGGCCGTACGCCCGGAAGCCAAGTGGCCGTGCGATCCGCACCGGCCGTTCGCAGAAGCCGGGACACCGTCAGCCACTCGGCAGCGCGCTGCCGCACGATGAAGAAACCGTCGTCGCCTTGTCGCTGGTAGAGCGGGAGGAAGACGCGGCCTGCAAACGCCGTCCGCACCGGTCCGGTCCGGTCCGCGCCGAGTTCCTGCCCCGCCTCGACCACGTCGAAGTTCCTGAACCCCGGATGCATCCGGAATTCGTCCTCCTCCGAGACAACGTGGCGATAGCGGACATCCAGCACTCTCGGCAAGCCTTCTGCGCGGCGAGCGAGGCGCGCCCTCAGGTCGCCCGGGCCCGGCGCGCTTCCTTCCTCGATCAGTCCGAGGGTCTCAAGCAGGATCCACACGGCCTCCTCGTGCACTTCGATGGACGACGCGGCCTCGTGCTGCCCCGCTTCGATGCCGATGTTGGCCCAGCCCAGGCGGTCGAAGTAGTGGAGCATGGCGCCATCGATCTGCTCTTCCAGTCCCAGAACCACCGGGACCGGAAGGCGAAGTGCGAGTGCCCGGTTCTGAAGCGTGTCTCCAAGCGTCGTGAAAGGCGCGCTTTCCGATGATGTGGTATGAAGGTCAAGGACGTGGATGGGCCCGCGCGCGCGCCGGTCTTCCGCGCGGAAGGCGGCCAGAAGATCCCGCTGCTCCGCCAACTCGGCGCTCCCCACGATCGGTCCCCCGTCGCCCTCCGGCGCCGACTCCCCGGACCGTAGCGACTCCAGTACCGCGTCCACGCGCTCGCGTTGCCACACGCGGTTGAGATCCTCGTCGATGAACCGCGTGCCTGCTCTGCGCGCCTGAAGGTTGCCACGGAGTCCGACCAGGTCCCCGCGCATCCGAAACCGGTTCGACGAAAGCACGTCCAATACCCGTTCCAGCGCTGCGATACCCGCCGGTTCGTTTCCGTGCAGCGAGGCGATACAGATGACGAGCGGACCAGGCTCGGCACCCCGGTACGCGCCGATCCGACGCTCGGGAGTTCGCCGCTCTCGCGACGCCCTCGAGGACATCGTGTGGTTCACGCCGGCGGTCGGTGCAGCGTTTCCGCCTTCGCCGCGAACACGAAATCACTCTCCGTGAGTCCGTCGATCTTGTGCGTCCAGATCCGGACGACGACCCGCCCCCAGGCGAGGAACAGGTCCGGGTGATGGTTCTGCTCCTCGGCCATCCCCCCCACGCGATTCACGAAGTCGAGCGCCGTCACGAAGTCCGGGAAGCGGTACTCCTTCTCGAGGTGATGGCCGTCCACGACCCGCCAGTCGGCCCCGAGTTCTTCCGCGAGCGCGTCGAGGGCCCCTCCCTCCAGGGGAGGAACCCCGCCTCGACAGGGGATGCACTGCTGCTGCGCGAGCGGTATCGACATCGGATCATCTCCGTGGCTGCCGTTCGTCTCTGTCCTCAGGGCGCGTCTGCAACCGCCTGCAGGAGTTCCTCGTAGTCCGGCTCCACGCCCGCGTCCTCCGACACCCACGCGTACGCCACCTTGCCGTCCGTTCCGATCACGAACGCCGACCGCTTCGCGACGCCCCGGAACCCGTGAAACTCCTCGTACAGCACGCCCCAGTCACGCGAAACCGTGCGGTTGAAATCGGAGAGGATGGGGAAGGGGATGCTCTCCTCGGCCCGAAAACGGGACGTGACGAACGGGCTGTCGACGGAGATCGCGAACACAGCGGCGTCGAGCGACGCGTAGGCGTTCCACTCATCCCGGAGCCGGCACATCTCGGCCGTGCAGACCGAGGTGAAGGCGAGGGGGAAGAAGAGGAGCACGATCCGGTCGCGGCCGAGGTGGTCCCCCAGATCGATCGTTCCTCCGGCTTCGTACGGCAGCGTGAACGGCTCCACGCGGTCGCCGACCGAGATCTTCGCGTTGGAAGTCATGTCAGAATGCGCCTCCTCCACCTCCGCCGAAGCCGCCGCCCGAGAATCCGCTGCCCCCCGAGATCCCGCCGCCCGAGAAGCTCGATCCCTGGGCGCTGCGCGGCGCGGACTGCATCACGCTGTGCGTCTCCGCGGACATGCTGTTCAGGTTCGAGACCAGGATGTGAGAGTTGAACGTCGAAAGAGCGTGCCCATGATACCAGTCCGGGGGTTCGCGATACAGGTCCCCGAAGGCTCGGGCCCACTGCGTCGCGACGCCCAGCGCCATGGCGTACGGAAGACACTTCTCGAACATCTCCGGACCCGTGATCTTCCGCTTGTAGCGGTCGGATTCGACACGCGTGAGGAATTCCTCGAACCCCTTCACCTGCCGCAGCAGTTCCGTCCCCCTCTTCGTGCGCGCCGGCATGAAGAGTCCGAAAACCACGATGACGAACGCGGATGCGATGGCCGCCCCGAGCACGGCCCCCATCGCCAGCGGGAGCACGGCCTGTGCGAGCAGCCCGCCGAAGAAGATCACGATGCCGACCAGAAACCCCAGACCCACGTATTTCCCGGCGACGATGGTCGGCGATTCCGTGTACACGCCGTGCTCGATGAGCGTCGCCAGCAACGTCGACTTCAGTTCCGGGAGGTCCTTGTAGAAACGGTCCTTGAGGTCCGAAAGCCGGCGCCTCCTCCGCCCCCCGAACACCGCCCGCAGGAGCGCGCTTTCGTGCGGGGCCAAGCGGTCGCCCGGGTTGTCGCGTCGCTCGAAGAGGTAGTCCGTTCCCGTCACGAGCCCCAGCAGGTGGTTCTCCTCGCGTTCCTCGATCGTCAGGTGCCCCCGGACGGCGAGGTCGATCAGCGTCGCCGTGATGTCGCGCAGGTCCGCCCGGTTGTCGACGATCACGCCGACCTCGGCGGGCGTCAGATCGCCAGGCGGCTCGTAGCGGGGCTCGATCGACCCGATCTCGGGGTCGCGCCCCCGCTCGTTCCAGCGCCGGTACATGAAGGCGAGCACGAAGAAGGGCAGGAAGAGCGGCCAGTTGTCGGACAGGTACATGCCGGCGCGGTCGATCGCCGTGGGCCGCCGCACGACGCCGGCATTCCATCCGACCCCGATCGTCAGGCCCTCCCGGAAGCCGAGCGGCCGGTCGGTTCGCACGTCGACCCGGCTGCCCGTGACGTCGACCGTCGCGTCCCGGCCCGTGGCGCCGTAGCCCCCGGTGAAGGCGTGGGCGCGCACGCCCCCGACGGCTTGCGGAAGCCTCACGGTCGCGCTCGCCGTCTCGATCGGGACCGGCCATTCGGTCCCCGTCACGTTCCAGTACAGTTCATCGT
Encoded here:
- a CDS encoding succinylglutamate desuccinylase/aspartoacylase family protein, with amino-acid sequence MSSRASRERRTPERRIGAYRGAEPGPLVICIASLHGNEPAGIAALERVLDVLSSNRFRMRGDLVGLRGNLQARRAGTRFIDEDLNRVWQRERVDAVLESLRSGESAPEGDGGPIVGSAELAEQRDLLAAFRAEDRRARGPIHVLDLHTTSSESAPFTTLGDTLQNRALALRLPVPVVLGLEEQIDGAMLHYFDRLGWANIGIEAGQHEAASSIEVHEEAVWILLETLGLIEEGSAPGPGDLRARLARRAEGLPRVLDVRYRHVVSEEDEFRMHPGFRNFDVVEAGQELGADRTGPVRTAFAGRVFLPLYQRQGDDGFFIVRQRAAEWLTVSRLLRTAGADRTATWLPGVRPHPERSDAVVVARWARSRWVIGLLHLMGFTARGESGGAVMVRRQEGPARQPESASTGG
- a CDS encoding 4a-hydroxytetrahydrobiopterin dehydratase, producing MSIPLAQQQCIPCRGGVPPLEGGALDALAEELGADWRVVDGHHLEKEYRFPDFVTALDFVNRVGGMAEEQNHHPDLFLAWGRVVVRIWTHKIDGLTESDFVFAAKAETLHRPPA
- a CDS encoding redoxin domain-containing protein, with protein sequence MTSNAKISVGDRVEPFTLPYEAGGTIDLGDHLGRDRIVLLFFPLAFTSVCTAEMCRLRDEWNAYASLDAAVFAISVDSPFVTSRFRAEESIPFPILSDFNRTVSRDWGVLYEEFHGFRGVAKRSAFVIGTDGKVAYAWVSEDAGVEPDYEELLQAVADAP
- a CDS encoding DUF2207 domain-containing protein, yielding MNPPRPRRAAGAAFVAAMLAGVLVGALSSAAAAQERSWRIEDFHADLRVLESGAIEVTETIRPRFNGSYNGIQRTIPVEYRINGFRYKLRPSVEAVTDADGNPLRYETERDGDYLNTKIWVPGAVDTVRTVRLSYGVTNGLRFFEVDEGEDGIVDAYDELYWNVTGTEWPVPIETASATVRLPQAVGGVRAHAFTGGYGATGRDATVDVTGSRVDVRTDRPLGFREGLTIGVGWNAGVVRRPTAIDRAGMYLSDNWPLFLPFFVLAFMYRRWNERGRDPEIGSIEPRYEPPGDLTPAEVGVIVDNRADLRDITATLIDLAVRGHLTIEEREENHLLGLVTGTDYLFERRDNPGDRLAPHESALLRAVFGGRRRRRLSDLKDRFYKDLPELKSTLLATLIEHGVYTESPTIVAGKYVGLGFLVGIVIFFGGLLAQAVLPLAMGAVLGAAIASAFVIVVFGLFMPARTKRGTELLRQVKGFEEFLTRVESDRYKRKITGPEMFEKCLPYAMALGVATQWARAFGDLYREPPDWYHGHALSTFNSHILVSNLNSMSAETHSVMQSAPRSAQGSSFSGGGISGGSGFSGGGFGGGGGGAF